In a single window of the Coffea eugenioides isolate CCC68of chromosome 3, Ceug_1.0, whole genome shotgun sequence genome:
- the LOC113764494 gene encoding pentatricopeptide repeat-containing protein At1g79490, mitochondrial: MIIRSLLLSKNLNPTRYLLKGSHSLTRISSVGSEFVPLVNCNSIVKFRFLSYLCSLNSVPSEKCGFSISKNPNFIRNYCSGGDKSGEESNEWTGEIDYLDESGGVIYSGKGVRSVEPGIDDHVMVGGLKKPILNASAVAKIVEIVKRWKWGPDMETQLDRLQFLPNMTHIIQSMKIISDGEASLSLFRWAKRQSWYSPTDECYAVLFDMLNESRDYDGIQSVFDDMVRDSGESGMSSFSAYNRVIQSLAKAEKLEVTFCCFKKMKEVGCKVDTQTYNSLITLFLDKGLPFKAFEIYENMEEVGCSLDASTYELMIPSLAKSGRLDAALKLFQEMKEKNFRPGFGVFAALVDSMGKAGRLDTSMKVYMEMQGFGLRPSATTFVSMIESFVKAGKLETALKLWDEMKKARFRPNYGLYTMMVESHAKSGKLETAMSLFSDMERAGFFPTPSTYSSLLEMHAASGQVDAAMKLYNSMTNAGLRPGLSTYTALLTLLAKKKLVDVAAKVLLEMKAMGYSVDVNASDVLMVYIKDGSVDLALRWLRFMGSSGIRTNNFIIRQLFESCMKSGLYESAKPLLETYVNAAAKVDLVLYTSILAYLVRCQEEHNERHLMAILSATKHKAHAFMCGLFTGPEQRKQPVLSFVREFFQGIDYELEEGAARYFVNVLLNYLVLMGQINRARCVWKVAYENKLFPKAIVFDQHIAWSLDVRNLSVGAALIAVVHTLHRFRKRMLYYGVVPRRIKLVTGPTLKIVIAQMLSSVESPFEVSKVVLRAPGDSVLEWFKKPIVQQFLLNEIPSRADILMHKLNTLFPSSAPEIRSLSPPKPLLAGKAL, from the coding sequence ATGATTATTCGCAGTCTTCTGCTCTCCAAGAATCTGAATCCCACAAGGTATTTACTCAAAGGTTCTCATTCCTTGACCAGAATTTCTAGTGTTGGTTCAGAATTTGTTCCATTAGTTAATTGCAATAGCATAGTAAAGTTCAGATTTTTATCCTACTTGTGTTCTTTAAATTCAGTTCCCTCTGAAAAATGTGGGTTCTCCATTTCCAAGAACCCAAATTTTATAAGAAATTATTGCTCAGGAGGGGATAAGAGTGGTGAGGAGTCAAATGAGTGGACTGGAGAAATAGATTATTTGGATGAATCAGGTGGTGTCATTTACTCTGGAAAGGGTGTAAGATCTGTTGAGCCGGGTATAGATGATCATGTGATGGTGGGAGGGTTAAAGAAGCCTATTTTGAATGCTTCAGCTGTGGCTAAGATTGTTGAGATAGTGAAAAGATGGAAATGGGGTCCTGATATGGAGACCCAATTGGATAGGCTTCAGTTTTTGCCTAACATGACTCACATTATTCAGTCAATGAAGATTATTAGCGATGGTGAGGCTTCGTTGAGCTTGTTTCGGTGGGCCAAGAGGCAATCTTGGTATTCTCCGACTGACGAGTGTTATGCTGTGTTGTTTGATATGTTGAATGAGAGTAGGGATTATGATGGGATTCAATCAGTGTTTGATGATATGGTTCGTGATTCAGGTGAAAGTGGTATGTCTTCATTTAGTGCGTATAATCGGGTTATTCAGTCATTAGCAAAGGCTGAGAAATTGGAGGTGACTTTCTGTTGTTTTAAGAAGATGAAAGAAGTTGGTTGTAAAGTTGATACGCAGACGTATAATTCATTGATAACATTGTTTTTGGATAAGGGTTTGCCGTTTAAAGCTTTTGAGATATATGAGAATATGGAAGAAGTTGGGTGTTCCTTGGATGCATCAACTTACGAGTTGATGATTCCAAGTTTGGCAAAATCAGGCCGTCTTGATGCTGCTTTGAAGCTCTTCCAAGAGATGAAAGAAAAGAACTTCCGACCAGGTTTTGGGGTTTTTGCTGCACTTGTTGATTCAATGGGTAAAGCTGGTAGGTTGGACACGTCCATGAAAGTGTATATGGAAATGCAAGGTTTTGGACTCAGGCCGTCTGCCACTACATTTGTTTCTATGATCGAGTCATTTGTTAAAGCTGGGAAGCTGGAGACTGCTCTCAAGCTATGGGATGAGATGAAGAAAGCCAGGTTTAGACCTAATTATGGGCTCTATACTATGATGGTTGAGTCCCATGCAAAATCTGGAAAGCTTGAGACTGCTATGTCTCTCTTTTCAGATATGGAAAGGGCTGGATTTTTTCCCACACCCTCTACCTATTCTTCTCTTTTGGAGATGCATGCTGCTTCTGGTCAAGTTGATGCTGCCATGAAGCTCTATAACTCTATGACAAATGCAGGTCTTAGACCAGGGCTCAGTACCTACACAGCCTTGCTGACTCTCCTGGCAAAAAAGAAGCTTGTTGATGTAGCTGCAAAGGTTTTACTTGAAATGAAGGCCATGGGGTATTCTGTTGATGTGAATGCTAGTGATGTTCTTATGGTGTATATCAAGGATGGTTCTGTTGATCTAGCTTTGAGGTGGCTACGGTTTATGGGCTCATCTGGGATTCGCACAAACAATTTCATTATTAGGCAGCTCTTTGAGTCGTGTATGAAGAGTGGATTATATGAGTCGGCCAAGCCCCTTCTTGAAACATATGTGAATGCTGCTGCTAAGGTTGATCTTGTACTTTACACATCAATTCTTGCCTATCTTGTAAGATGCCAGGAAGAGCATAATGAGAGGCATTTGATGGCCATCTTGAGTGCTACGAAACATAAAGCTCATGCTTTCATGTGCGGTCTCTTCACAGGGCCAGAGCAGAGGAAGCAACCAgttttatcttttgtgaggGAATTCTTTCAGGGAATCGATTATGAGTTAGAAGAAGGAGCTGCCAGGTACTTTGTCAATGTTCTTCTTAACTACCTTGTTCTGATGGGACAGATAAATCGTGCTCGTTGTGTATGGAAAGTTGCATATGAAAACAAGCTTTTTCCCAAGGCAATAGTGTTTGATCAACACATTGCCTGGTCCCTTGATGTTAGAAACTTGTCAGTTGGGGCTGCTCTTATAGCAGTGGTACACACCCTTCACAGGTTCAGGAAGAGGATGTTATACTATGGGGTCGTCCCAAGGCGGATCAAATTAGTAACTGGGCCAACTTTGAAGATTGTTATAGCTCAAATGTTAAGTTCTGTCGAGTCACCCTTTGAAGTTAGTAAAGTTGTTCTGAGAGCCCCAGGGGATTCCGTCCTGGAGTGGTTCAAGAAACCGATAGTTCAGCAATTCCTTCTGAATGAGATTCCTTCAAGGGCTGATATTTTGATGCATAAACTGAACACACTTTTTCCTAGTTCTGCACCCGAAATTAGATCCCTATCCCCTCCAAAGCCTCTTCTTGCAGGGAAGGCTCTATAG
- the LOC113764564 gene encoding 70 kDa peptidyl-prolyl isomerase-like isoform X1 gives MDDDFDFPSASNAADEMGMDEELDLPETNPVIKVGEEKEIGKNGLKKKLTNEGEGWENPSSGDEVEVHYVGTLLDGTQFDSSRDRGTPFKLKLGQGQVIKGWDEGIKTMKKGEKALFTIPPELAYGESGSPPTIPPNATLQFEVELLSWTSVKDICKDGGIFKKVLVEGEGWQNPKDLDEVFVKYEALLEDGTLISKSDGVEFTVKDGFFCPALAKAVKTMKKGEKALLTVNSQYAFGEKGRPQVGDEISVPPNASLQINLELVSWKTVSDVTNDKKVLKKILEEGEGYERPNDGTVVKVKLTGKLQDGTVFVKKGHDGEEFEFKVDEEQVIEGLDRAVKTMKKGEMALVIVQPEYAFGPSESQQELAVVPADSTLYYEIEMVSFVNEKESWDMNAQEKIEAAGKKKEEGNVWFKAGKYARASKRYEKGVGFVEYDSSFSDEEKQQAKLLKISCNLNNAACKLKLKDYKEAVKLCTKVLDIDSRNVKALYRRAQAYIQLVELELAEQDIKKALEIDPDNRDVKMEYKILKDKVKEYNRKDAQFYGSIFAKMSKLEQQNSSSAEKKEAMPMAIDRAVHLRAVSSVSAKTRDCWSAMITAVKAGLRSISTRLNAPVKSKTS, from the exons ATGGATGATGATTTTGATTTTCCATCAGCTAGCAATGCTGCTGATGAGATGGGGATGGATGAGGAATTGGACTTGCCTGAGACCAACCCAGTAATTAAAGTTGGGGAAGAGAAGGAAATTGGGAAGAATGGGTTGAAAAAGAAGCTGACTAATGAAGGTGAAGGCTGGGAGAATCCCAGTTCTGGGGATGAAGTTGAAG TGCATTATGTGGGCACTCTGCTTGATGGAACTCAATTTGATTCGAGCCGTGACAGGGGAACTCCATTCAAGTTGAAGCTTGGCCAAG GACAAGTTATCAAAGGTTGGGATGAGGGTATTAAGACAATGAAAAAGGGTGAGAAGGCCCTCTTCACCATCCCTCCTGAGTTGGCCTATGGGGAGTCTGGATCACCTCCAACAATACCTCCTAATGCCACTCTGCAGTTTGAAGTTGAGTTGCTTTCTTGGACTAGTGTGAAAGATATATGCAAAGATGGTGGAATATTCAAGAAAGTACTTGTTGAAGGAGAGGGTTGGCAGAATCCTAAAGATCTTGATGAAGTTTTTG TCAAATATGAGGCACTACTTGAGGATGGAACTCTTATTTCCAAATCGGATGGAGTTGAGTTCACTGTGAAAGATG GTTTCTTCTGTCCTGCTTTAGCAAAAGCTGTTAAAACAATGAAGAAGGGTGAAAAAGCTCTCTTAACTGTCAATTCACAAT ATGCGTTTGGAGAGAAGGGAAGGCCTCAAGTTGGTGATGAAATTAGTGTTCCACCGAATGCTTCACTTCAAATTAATCTTGAATTGGTTTCATGGAAAACTGTGTCCGATGTTACCAATGACAAAAAAGTGTTGAAGAAGATCCTGGAGGAGGGAGAAGGATATGAGCGCCCAAATGATGGCACAGTTGTGAAAG TGAAATTGACTGGAAAGCTGCAGGACGGAACTGTTTTTGTAAAAAAGGGACATGATGGAGAAGAATTTGAGTTCAAGGTAGATGAAG AACAAGTCATTGAAGGACTTGATAGAGCTgtaaaaacaatgaaaaaggGTGAAATGGCTCTTGTAATTGTTCAACCCGAATATGCTTTTGGTCCATCTGAGTCACAACAAGAGCTGGCTGTTGTTCCTGCAGATTCAACCCTATACTATGAGATTGAGATGGTCTCCTTTGTCAAC GAGAAGGAATCTTGGGACATGAATGCCCAAGAGAAAATTGAGGCTGCTGGGAAGAAAAAGGAGGAAGGGAACGTATGGTTCAAGGCAGGAAAATATGCGAGAGCCTCTAAGAGATATGAGAAG GGTGTGGGCTTCGTAGAATATGACTCATCTTTCAGCGATGAGGAGAAGCAACAGGCTAAATTGCTCAAGATCAGTTGCAATTTGAACAATGCAGCTTGTAAACTGAAACTAAAAGACTATAAAGAGGCAGTGAAATTGTGCACAAAGGTCTTGGATATTGATAGCAGGAACGTCAAAGCACTTTATAGAAGGGCCCAAGCATACATCCAACTTGTTGAACTAGAATTGGCAGAACAGGACATAAAGAAAGCTCTTGAAATTGATCCAGATAATAG GGATGTAAAAATGGAGTACAAAATCCTGAAGGACAAAGTGAAGGAATACAACCGGAAGGATGCACAGTTCTATGGTAGTATATTTGCCAAGATGAGTAAACTGGAGCAACAAAATTCTAGT AGTGCAGAAAAAAAAGAGGCAATGCCAATGGCCATTGATA GGGCAGTACATTTAAGGGCAGTATCCAGCGTCAGCGCAAAAACAAGGGATTGCTGGTCTGCTATGATAACTGCAGTAAAGGCAGGCCTTAGGAGCATTTCTACCCGGCTAAATGCCCCTGTCAAGAGCAAAACATCATAA
- the LOC113764564 gene encoding 70 kDa peptidyl-prolyl isomerase-like isoform X2 yields MDDDFDFPSASNAADEMGMDEELDLPETNPVIKVGEEKEIGKNGLKKKLTNEGEGWENPSSGDEVEVHYVGTLLDGTQFDSSRDRGTPFKLKLGQGQVIKGWDEGIKTMKKGEKALFTIPPELAYGESGSPPTIPPNATLQFEVELLSWTSVKDICKDGGIFKKVLVEGEGWQNPKDLDEVFVKYEALLEDGTLISKSDGVEFTVKDGFFCPALAKAVKTMKKGEKALLTVNSQYAFGEKGRPQVGDEISVPPNASLQINLELVSWKTVSDVTNDKKVLKKILEEGEGYERPNDGTVVKVKLTGKLQDGTVFVKKGHDGEEFEFKVDEEQVIEGLDRAVKTMKKGEMALVIVQPEYAFGPSESQQELAVVPADSTLYYEIEMVSFVNEKESWDMNAQEKIEAAGKKKEEGNVWFKAGKYARASKRYEKGVGFVEYDSSFSDEEKQQAKLLKISCNLNNAACKLKLKDYKEAVKLCTKVLDIDSRNVKALYRRAQAYIQLVELELAEQDIKKALEIDPDNRDVKMEYKILKDKVKEYNRKDAQFYGSIFAKMSKLEQQNSSSAEKKEAMPMAIDSKA; encoded by the exons ATGGATGATGATTTTGATTTTCCATCAGCTAGCAATGCTGCTGATGAGATGGGGATGGATGAGGAATTGGACTTGCCTGAGACCAACCCAGTAATTAAAGTTGGGGAAGAGAAGGAAATTGGGAAGAATGGGTTGAAAAAGAAGCTGACTAATGAAGGTGAAGGCTGGGAGAATCCCAGTTCTGGGGATGAAGTTGAAG TGCATTATGTGGGCACTCTGCTTGATGGAACTCAATTTGATTCGAGCCGTGACAGGGGAACTCCATTCAAGTTGAAGCTTGGCCAAG GACAAGTTATCAAAGGTTGGGATGAGGGTATTAAGACAATGAAAAAGGGTGAGAAGGCCCTCTTCACCATCCCTCCTGAGTTGGCCTATGGGGAGTCTGGATCACCTCCAACAATACCTCCTAATGCCACTCTGCAGTTTGAAGTTGAGTTGCTTTCTTGGACTAGTGTGAAAGATATATGCAAAGATGGTGGAATATTCAAGAAAGTACTTGTTGAAGGAGAGGGTTGGCAGAATCCTAAAGATCTTGATGAAGTTTTTG TCAAATATGAGGCACTACTTGAGGATGGAACTCTTATTTCCAAATCGGATGGAGTTGAGTTCACTGTGAAAGATG GTTTCTTCTGTCCTGCTTTAGCAAAAGCTGTTAAAACAATGAAGAAGGGTGAAAAAGCTCTCTTAACTGTCAATTCACAAT ATGCGTTTGGAGAGAAGGGAAGGCCTCAAGTTGGTGATGAAATTAGTGTTCCACCGAATGCTTCACTTCAAATTAATCTTGAATTGGTTTCATGGAAAACTGTGTCCGATGTTACCAATGACAAAAAAGTGTTGAAGAAGATCCTGGAGGAGGGAGAAGGATATGAGCGCCCAAATGATGGCACAGTTGTGAAAG TGAAATTGACTGGAAAGCTGCAGGACGGAACTGTTTTTGTAAAAAAGGGACATGATGGAGAAGAATTTGAGTTCAAGGTAGATGAAG AACAAGTCATTGAAGGACTTGATAGAGCTgtaaaaacaatgaaaaaggGTGAAATGGCTCTTGTAATTGTTCAACCCGAATATGCTTTTGGTCCATCTGAGTCACAACAAGAGCTGGCTGTTGTTCCTGCAGATTCAACCCTATACTATGAGATTGAGATGGTCTCCTTTGTCAAC GAGAAGGAATCTTGGGACATGAATGCCCAAGAGAAAATTGAGGCTGCTGGGAAGAAAAAGGAGGAAGGGAACGTATGGTTCAAGGCAGGAAAATATGCGAGAGCCTCTAAGAGATATGAGAAG GGTGTGGGCTTCGTAGAATATGACTCATCTTTCAGCGATGAGGAGAAGCAACAGGCTAAATTGCTCAAGATCAGTTGCAATTTGAACAATGCAGCTTGTAAACTGAAACTAAAAGACTATAAAGAGGCAGTGAAATTGTGCACAAAGGTCTTGGATATTGATAGCAGGAACGTCAAAGCACTTTATAGAAGGGCCCAAGCATACATCCAACTTGTTGAACTAGAATTGGCAGAACAGGACATAAAGAAAGCTCTTGAAATTGATCCAGATAATAG GGATGTAAAAATGGAGTACAAAATCCTGAAGGACAAAGTGAAGGAATACAACCGGAAGGATGCACAGTTCTATGGTAGTATATTTGCCAAGATGAGTAAACTGGAGCAACAAAATTCTAGT AGTGCAGAAAAAAAAGAGGCAATGCCAATGGCCATTGATAGTAAGGCCTAA
- the LOC113766051 gene encoding receptor-like protein EIX2 encodes MVTSLQYHATTGCIPVEREAIITFKEALIDPSNRLASWTGEDCCAWPGVTCNNKTGNVARLDLRNGECYEEGETAILTENSSCLGGKISPSLLKLQHLNYLDLSMNNFQGSLIPEFLGSFEELSYLNLSYASFEGLVPSHLGNLSNLQYLDLYDLRALVSDLHWLQGLSSLKHLNMGYVNLSLASDHWLQAVNMLPCLSELRLESCELRNIPQTLSTLNFTSLSVLNLYFNDIDSTIPQWFSNLTTFSEIDLSYNNVEGHISKLFAGLSPSNGSLEALYLHYNELSGQLPDHLQIFKELRYFYLSNNLISGSIPASIGSLRSLEVLDLSYNPINGSISESIGELTGLKHLYLFQDSREGSLSQKHFHRLNNLETLALSSSSKQLFLNVSNDWIPPFNLKFMRITNYQIGDRFPTWLKTQKQLSTLYLQGVGLSETVPNWFWELTPQIIRLDISDNRIAGVLPKSLEFPRGAWVDFSSNRFEGPLPLWSNVSYLSLANNSISGSIPENIGEQMPYMTYLNLSGNFMNGEIPFSMGKMKYLTELYLSNNKFSGEIHDNWGNSQALLIIDLSMNNLSGNLPSSMFLPTYILWLKLNGNNLSGELPFGTTINSTYLSLLDLGDNRFSGKIPRWIGERLTSLTVLRLRNNKFIGSIPQELCSLQMLHVLDFADNDLSGHLPICLGNLSGFHDVMLYHKVPPDVPYAFIPQVELVVKGREMAYTKTLKLVNIIDLSSNHLQGDIPEEVSNLLALGTLNLSRNQFTGKIPKKIGSLGLLETFDLSWNSLSGSIPPAMSHMTSLNFLNLSHNNLSGPIPSTNQFLTFQDPSIYGGNPGLCGEPLPTKCQILTGQNSNGKGQIDDDKNEKMHEKFWLFFLTGLGYALGFCGSLVMTTFWRQCLLKVLG; translated from the coding sequence ATGGTAACTAGCCTTCAATACCATGCAACTACTGGATGCATCCCAGTTGAAAGGGAAGCAATCATCACTTTTAAAGAAGCTCTAATAGATCCTTCAAATCGGCTTGCATCCTGGACTGGTGAAGACTGCTGTGCATGGCCTGGTGTAACCTGCAACAACAAAACAGGTAATGTAGCAAGGCTTGACCTTAGAAATGGGGAGTGTTATGAAGAAGGTGAAACTGCTATCCTCACTGAAAATTCTTCGTGCTTGGGTGGTAAGATTAGTCCTTCTTTGCTTAAGTTGCAGCATTTAAACTACTTGGACTTGAGCATGAATAATTTCCAGGGGAGCCTTATTCCAGAATTTTTAGGCTCGTTTGAGGAATTGAGTTACCTCAATCTCTCTTATGCATCTTTTGAGGGACTAGTTCCTTCCCATCTTGGAAACCTGTCAAACCTGCAGTATCTTGATTTGTATGATCTGAGAGCACTTGTTTCTGATTTGCACTGGCTCCAAGGTCTTTCTTCTTTGAAACACCTCAACATGGGATATGTCAACCTTAGTTTGGCATCTGATCACTGGCTTCAAGCTGTTAACATGCTTCCTTGTCTTTCAGAATTGAGACTAGAATCCTGTGAGCTTCGCAACATTCCCCAAACTCTATCCACTTTGAATTTCACTTCCCTGTCTGTCCTGAACCTGTACTTCAATGACATAGACTCCACCATACCTCAGTGGTTCTCTAATCTCACTACCTTTTCTGAGATTGATCTATCATACAACAACGTTGAAGGCCATATAAGCAAACTATTTGCTGGCCTATCTCCCAGCAATGGTAGCTTAGAGGCACTCTATTTACATTATAATGAACTAAGTGGACAGCTACCAGATCATTTACAAATCTTCAAGGAACTAAGGTACTTTTACCTTTCAAACAACTTGATCTCAGGCTCTATTCCAGCATCAATAGGAAGTTTGAGGAGCTTGGAGGTATTAGACCTCAGTTACAATCCGATAAATGGTTCGATTTCAGAAAGCATTGGAGAGTTAACAGGATTAAAGCACTTGTATCTCTTTCAGGATTCCAGAGAAGGTTCTCTATCCCAGAAACATTTTCACAGGCTAAATAATTTGGAAACTCTGGCTCTATCATCTTCAAGCAAACAGCTTTTCTTAAATGTGAGCAACGACTGGATTCCTCCTTTCAATCTAAAATTCATGAGAATCACCAATTACCAAATTGGTGATAGATTCCCAACTTGGCTGAAGACTCAAAAGCAACTGTCCACACTCTATCTTCAAGGGGTAGGCCTCTCAGAAACTGTACCGAATTGGTTTTGGGAATTAACCCCTCAAATAATCAGGTTAGATATCTCTGATAACCGGATAGCTGGAGTGCTCCCGAAATCACTGGAATTTCCAAGGGGTGCATGGGTGGACTTCAGCTCAAATCGGTTCGAAGGCCCTCTTCCTTTATGGAGCAATGTGTCATATCTGAGTTTGGCCAACAATTCGATATCAGGATCGATCCCGGAGAACATTGGTGAACAAATGCCATACATGACTTACCTTAATCTGTCAGGTAACTTTATGAATGGTGAGATACCCTTCTCCATGGGGAAGATGAAGTATTTGACTGAGCTGTATTTGTCAAACAACAAATTTTCTGGAGAAATCCATGATAACTGGGGGAACTCACAAGCTCTCTTAATTATTGATCTGTCAATGAATAACCTTTCAGGCAATCTTCCTAGTTCAATGTTTTTACCAACTTACATTCTCTGGTTGAAATTGAATGGGAACAATCTTTCCGGAGAACTCCCATTCGGAACAACAATAAACTCTACATACTTGAGTCTGCTTGATCTTGGAGACAATAGATTTTCCGGGAAAATACCAAGATGGATTGGAGAAAGGCTAACCTCACTCACAGTGCTAAGGTTGCGAAACAATAAGTTCATAGGCAGCATACCTCAGGAGTTGTGCAGTCTTCAGATGCtacatgtcttggactttgcaGACAATGATCTATCAGGACATCTTCCTATCTGTTTGGGCAATTTGAGTGGCTTCCATGATGTGATGTTGTACCACAAAGTACCACCAGATGTACCTTATGCATTTATACCTCAAGTAGAATTGGTTGTGAAAGGGAGAGAAATGGCGTACACAAAAACACTTAAGCTTGTGAACATTATTGATCTTTCAAGCAATCATTTGCAAGGAGACATTCCAGAAGAGGTAAGCAATCTCTTAGCTCTGGGAACCTTAAATTTATCTAGAAACCAGTTCACAGGGAAGATACCGAAAAAGATTGGCAGTTTAGGCCTGTTGGAAACTTTTGACCTCTCATGGAACTCTCTCTCTGGTAGTATTCCTCCTGCCATGTCTCACATGACCTCATTAAACTTTTTGAATTTGTCTCATAACAACTTATCTGGACCAATTCCATCAACCAACCAGTTCCTTACATTTCAAGATCCCTCTATTTATGGTGGTAATCCTGGACTTTGTGGGGAACCATTGCCTACAAAATGCCAGATCCTCACTGGCCAAAACAGCAATGGGAAAGGACAGATTGATGATGACAAGAacgaaaaaatgcatgaaaaattttGGCTCTTCTTTTTAACAGGATTGGGATATGCATTGGGATTTTGTGGAAGTTTGGTGATGACAACTTTCTGGAGACAATGCCTGCTTAAAGTTCTAGGATAA
- the LOC113765022 gene encoding 40S ribosomal protein S8-like has product MGISRDSMHKRRATGGKKKAWRKKRKYELGRQAANTKLSSDKTVRRIRVRGGNVKWRALRLDTGNYSWGSEAVTRKTRILDVVYNASNNELVRTQTLVKSAIVQVDAAPFKQWYLQHYGVDIGRKKKAVVVKKEGEEGEGAAATEETKKSNHVLRKIEKRQKERKLDAHIEEQFGSGRLLACISSRPGQCGRADGYILEGKELEFYMKKIQRKKGKSTGTA; this is encoded by the exons ATGG GTATTTCACGTGATTCTATGCACAAGAGACGTGCCACTGGTGGCAAGAAGAAGGCCTGGAGGAAGAAGAGAAA GTATGAGCTTGGTCGTCAAGCTGCAAATACTAAACTGTCAAGCGACAAGACAGTGAGGAGAATCCGAGTGAGAGGGGGCAATGTCAAGTGGAGGGCTCTCAGATTGGATACTGGAAACTATTCTTGGGGAAGTGAAGCTGTCACCCGCAAAACTCGTATCCTTGATGTCGTCTACAATGCCTCTAACAATGAACTTGTGAGAACTCAAACCCTAGTGAAAAGTGCCATTGTTCAGGTGGATGCTGCCCCATTCAAGCAATGGTACCTTCAGCACTATGGTGTTGATATTGGCAGGAAGAAGAAGGCAGTGGTTGTGAAGAAGGAAGGAGAG GAAGGTGAAGGTGCTGCAGCAACTGAGGAAACCAAGAAAAGTAACCATGTTCTCAGGAAGATTGAGAAGCGCCAGAAAGAGCGTAAGCTTGATGCCCACATTGAAGAACAATTTGGATCTGGTAGGTTGTTGGCTTGCATTTCTTCCCGACCGGGTCAGTGTGGAAGAGCGGATGG ATATATCTTGGAAGGAAAGGAACTGGAATTTTATATGAAGAAGATCCAGAGGAAGAAGGGTAAGAGTACTGGTACTGCCTAA